The proteins below are encoded in one region of Diorhabda carinulata isolate Delta chromosome 3, icDioCari1.1, whole genome shotgun sequence:
- the LOC130891298 gene encoding nose resistant to fluoxetine protein 6-like → MFKYSGSGPMWKTIIHPEVEDCRQNWWTNILYISNYINVDKMCMVHSWYLPCDFHYFMIAVVLCIIIYKNKKVGLSFLALVTLVAIIVPFIIVWQYQTSAVIYFYPNFLRQPKKQDDFIITYSKSHTRASPYFIGMVAGYLYYRMRGSEKCLKKVYSHIILLTSISIMMTSLLTGIVFYDAEYEYDAVESALYASLHRVAWSLGSIGVLYVASYGHAKLIYNFLSWKPWIPLSKLVYGAYLTHMQFQMRAVARKGGADFISYFDVISYALSDMVLAFSSAFVLYLAVEAPFRNLFSLLLMHPSKDSKSKPKPVEDQESVSEVTCDSHL, encoded by the exons ATGTTTAAATATTCCGGAAGTGGTCCAATGTGGAAAACCATAATCCATCCGGAAGTAGAAGATTGTCGACAAAATTGGtggacaaatattttatacatcaGCAATTATATCAACGTAGACAAAATG TGTATGGTACATTCGTGGTATCTCCCTTGCGACTTTCACTATTTCATGATTGCAGTGGTATTATGcattataatatacaaaaacaaaaaagtcgGTCTATCATTCTTAGCTCTGGTCACTTTGGTGGCTATAATTGTTCCATTTATCATTGTATGGCAATACCAAACATCAGCTGTGATATATTTCTACCCGAACTTCTTGAGACAACCAAAGAAACAAGACGACTTTATCATAACATATTCCAAATCGCACACAAGGGCTTCGCCGTATTTCATCGGAATGGTAGCTGGTTATTTATACTACAGAATGAGAGGATCGGAAAAATGCCTCAAAAAA GTTTATTCCCATATAATATTACTCACATCTATATCCATTATGATGACTTCATTATTAACCGGTATAGTTTTCTACGACGCAGAATACGAATACGATGCAGTTGAATCGGCATTATATGCATCTTTACACAGAGTAGCATGGTCTCTAGGATCAATAGGTGTATTATACGTGGCTAGCTACGGACACGCTAAATTGATTTACAATTTCCTTTCGTGGAAACCATGGATACCTCTCAGTAAATTGGTATACGGTGCTTACCTCACTCATATGCAATTTCAAATGAGAGCAGTTGCTAGGAAAGGCGGAGCTGATTTCATAAGTTATTTCGATGTG atAAGCTACGCCTTGTCAGATATGGTCCTAGCGTTTTCGTCTGcttttgtattatatttagCTGTAGAAGCACCTTTTAGGAATCTATTTAGTTTACTTTTGATGCACCCTTCGAAAGATTCTAAATCGAAGCCGAAGCCTGTGGAAGATCAAGAAAGCGTAAGCGAAGTAACTTGTGATAGTCATTTATAA
- the LOC130891786 gene encoding uncharacterized protein LOC130891786, giving the protein MLINFFVAVFWCAVVAAYDVHDKDEKFDLFPALPVGIVDTDNVLCREHSRMYVEHLKNLSLWAYEMRDSTAKSVIGILTGNIAQFGQFKECLQSLSPFPTQYCISTITADIPEPTQPSRNPKSLLYSPNESVLRKLHDKKDPSQQPKNIVLMGWCMPASCTANGLQRYLNRYLNTIDFPLKHMNVTYSSYIDESSCQKQDDNKDFDQVEISFGLVCVIIVALVIMSTTYDCFRNYSNEKLVERSPMASLLLTFSLKKNIKKLPQSDDSNPALTILYGMRVICILMIIMDHRFGTHLASAVLDFDFVELQYRSPVGSIFFHGDVFVDSFFILSGLLVTYCLLVQYDKRFINPGVIVFMRYIR; this is encoded by the exons atgttaataaattttttcgttgCGGTTTTTTGGTGCGCGGTCGTTGCCGCTTACGATGTTCACGATAAAGATGAAAAGTTCGATTTGTTTCCCGCTTTACCGGTGGGTATTGTGGATACGGATAATGTGCTCTGTAGGGAACATTCTAGGATGTATGTGGAACACCtaaaaaatttaagtttgtGGGCATACGAGA tGAGAGACTCTACAGCCAAATCCGTAATAGGAATTTTGACTGGAAATATTGCTCAATTCGGCCAATTCAAAGAATGTTTGCAATCCTTGTCTCCGTTTCCAACCCAGTACTGCATATCTACAATCACAGCTGATATTCCTGAACCAACACAGCCATCAAGAAACCCAAAATCTCTTTTATATTCACCGAACGAGTCAGTTCTTAGAAAACTTCAT GATAAAAAAGATCCTTCCCAACAACCGAAAAACATCGTCCTGATGGGTTGGTGTATGCCTGCTTCATGTACAGCAAACGGTCTACAGAGATATTTGAATCGATATCTTAACACAATAGATTTTCCTTTGAAACACATGAATGTTACTTATTCGTCATATATCGATGAGTCGTCTTGTCAGAAACAGGATGACAATAAGGACTTCGACCAAGTTGAAATTTCTTTCGG attaGTGTGTGTAATAATAGTAGCTCTTGTGATCATGTCAACAACGTACGACTGTTTCAGGAACTACTCCAATGAGAAATTAGTTGAAA gatCGCCAATGGCATCACTTTTGTTAACTTTTTCGcttaaaaagaatataaaaaagctTCCACAGTCTGATGACAGCAATCCTGCTCTAACAATTCTTTATGGTATGCgtgttatttgtattttaatgattataatgGACCATAGATTTGGAACACATTTAGCTTCTGCTGTACTGGATTTTGATTTTGTCGAATTG CAATACAGATCTCCAGTGGGAAGCATATTTTTCCATGGTGATGTCTTCGttgattcatttttcattttaagtgGCTTATTAGTAACTTATTGCTTGCTTGTACAGTATGACAAACGATTTATCAACCCAGGAGTCATAGTGTTTATGCGGTATATAAGGTAA